The following are encoded in a window of Sphingobium sp. AP49 genomic DNA:
- a CDS encoding GNAT family N-acetyltransferase: MSEFVARIAGGVADLPRDQWDACAGDANPFVSWDFLTALERSESVGPGTGWQPLPIVIDGPDGAIAAAAPLYAKMHSQGEYVFDHGWADAWERAGGQYYPKIQIAAPFSPVPGPRLLLRDSMLGPALIAGIETVVERNALSSAHATFIHPDQIAMFEAAGWLIREDSQFHWHNKGYAGFDDFLADLSSEKRKNIRKERRRAVEGLDIIHLTGRDLTEAHWDIFWDFYQDTGARKWGQPYLTRSFFSILGETMADKVLLMLARRDGRAIAGALNLIGTDSLYGRYWGCIEEVPNLHFELCYYQAIDAAITRGLGRVEAGAQGGHKLARGYTPQPTYSAHHIPNAGFRRAVAGFLDAEREDIQRDRAWLCERTPFRKGGS, from the coding sequence ATGAGCGAATTCGTCGCGCGCATCGCCGGCGGTGTCGCCGATCTGCCCCGGGACCAGTGGGACGCCTGCGCCGGCGACGCCAACCCCTTCGTCAGCTGGGATTTCCTGACCGCGCTGGAGCGATCGGAAAGCGTCGGACCCGGCACCGGCTGGCAGCCGCTGCCGATCGTCATCGACGGGCCGGATGGCGCCATCGCCGCCGCCGCGCCACTCTATGCCAAGATGCACAGCCAGGGCGAATATGTGTTCGACCATGGCTGGGCCGATGCCTGGGAACGGGCGGGCGGCCAATATTATCCCAAGATCCAGATCGCTGCGCCCTTCTCGCCCGTGCCCGGCCCCCGCCTGCTGCTGCGCGATTCGATGCTGGGGCCGGCGCTGATCGCGGGAATCGAGACTGTGGTCGAGCGCAACGCGCTGTCATCGGCCCATGCGACCTTCATCCATCCCGATCAGATCGCCATGTTCGAGGCGGCGGGTTGGCTGATCCGCGAGGACAGCCAGTTCCACTGGCACAATAAGGGCTATGCCGGGTTCGACGACTTCCTGGCAGACCTGTCGAGCGAGAAGCGCAAGAATATCCGCAAGGAACGACGGCGCGCAGTCGAGGGGCTGGACATCATCCACCTGACCGGCCGCGATCTGACCGAAGCCCATTGGGATATTTTCTGGGATTTCTATCAGGATACCGGCGCGCGCAAATGGGGGCAGCCCTATCTGACCCGGTCCTTTTTCTCGATCCTGGGCGAGACGATGGCGGACAAGGTGCTACTGATGCTGGCCCGGCGCGATGGACGGGCGATTGCCGGGGCGCTCAACCTGATCGGCACGGATAGCCTATATGGCCGCTATTGGGGCTGCATCGAAGAGGTCCCCAATCTGCATTTCGAGCTATGCTATTATCAGGCGATCGATGCTGCGATCACACGTGGCCTGGGCCGGGTCGAAGCCGGGGCACAGGGCGGGCATAAGCTGGCGCGCGGCTACACGCCGCAGCCGACCTATTCAGCGCATCATATTCCCAATGCCGGCTTTCGCCGCGCGGTGGCCGGCTTTCTCGACGCCGAACGGGAAGATATACAGCGCGACCGGGCATGGTTGTGCGAACGGACGCCCTTCCGCAAGGGCGGCAGCTAG
- a CDS encoding SEL1-like repeat protein: MANSLKSAQFLMESRLAHAAGGSAEACFELGVAYSCGTNGMPVDLVEAHKWFNLAARSGSELGQSMRAEIAEEMTAREIAEAQRQARAWIVATEIRAA; the protein is encoded by the coding sequence ATGGCGAACAGTCTAAAAAGTGCGCAGTTTCTGATGGAAAGCCGGTTGGCCCATGCGGCTGGTGGTTCGGCAGAAGCCTGTTTCGAGCTGGGCGTGGCCTATAGCTGCGGGACCAACGGCATGCCGGTCGATCTGGTCGAAGCGCATAAATGGTTCAACCTTGCCGCCCGCAGTGGCAGCGAACTGGGGCAGAGCATGCGGGCCGAGATTGCCGAGGAAATGACCGCACGCGAAATCGCCGAAGCCCAGCGCCAGGCACGCGCCTGGATCGTGGCCACGGAAATCCGCGCGGCTTGA
- a CDS encoding multidrug effflux MFS transporter, with translation MAENSPTGAQSAAKDIHFREFVLLCACLMAMNALSIDPMLPALPDIGRDLHVPHPNDRQLIISIYFMGLGVGSLLFGVLSDQFGRKRVLGSAMMLFIISSIACAGAHSFPMLLAARACAGFFAGASRVITVGIIRDRFKGDAMARVMSLIFAVFMLIPVMAPSFGQAILWIAPWRWIFWVLAILATAILGWMTWRLPETLHPDNRMRISLKAIGHTVGTIFRTRSSIGYMLASGVVMSGLIGFILSVQQIFFDVFHAQTIFPLAFATIAGSMGIGSLVNSRLVSRFGARRLSQSALIAFILIAAVHLAVILTDRETIVTFMVLQAMTMMTVAFTASNFSAISMEPFSKGAGVASSFQAFLTTALSSALGSLVGRAFDGTTLPFTLGLLVFGSGSLLIVFWAERGRLFTRPHLNALRDEYEAMH, from the coding sequence ATGGCCGAAAACTCCCCCACGGGCGCGCAGTCCGCCGCAAAGGATATTCATTTCCGCGAGTTCGTGCTGCTGTGCGCGTGCCTGATGGCGATGAATGCCCTGTCGATCGATCCGATGCTGCCCGCGCTTCCGGATATCGGTCGCGACCTGCATGTCCCGCACCCCAATGACCGACAGTTGATCATCAGCATCTATTTCATGGGGCTAGGGGTGGGGTCGCTGCTGTTTGGCGTGTTGTCCGACCAGTTCGGGCGGAAGCGGGTGCTGGGCAGCGCGATGATGCTGTTCATCATTTCCTCGATCGCCTGCGCGGGCGCACACAGTTTTCCGATGCTGCTGGCCGCCCGTGCCTGTGCCGGTTTCTTCGCCGGGGCGAGCCGGGTCATCACCGTCGGCATCATCCGTGATCGGTTCAAGGGCGATGCGATGGCACGGGTCATGTCACTGATCTTCGCGGTATTCATGCTGATCCCGGTGATGGCGCCCAGCTTCGGTCAGGCGATCCTGTGGATCGCACCATGGCGCTGGATCTTCTGGGTGCTGGCGATCCTTGCGACCGCGATCCTGGGTTGGATGACATGGCGGCTGCCAGAGACGCTCCATCCCGACAACCGGATGCGCATCAGCCTCAAGGCAATCGGCCATACGGTCGGCACGATCTTTCGCACGCGCAGTTCGATCGGTTATATGCTGGCCAGCGGCGTGGTGATGAGCGGCCTGATTGGCTTCATCCTGTCGGTGCAGCAGATCTTCTTCGACGTCTTCCATGCGCAGACGATCTTTCCGCTCGCCTTTGCGACGATCGCGGGCAGCATGGGAATCGGTAGCCTGGTCAACAGCCGGCTGGTCTCTCGCTTCGGTGCCCGCAGGCTCAGCCAAAGCGCGCTGATCGCCTTCATCCTGATCGCCGCGGTGCATCTGGCGGTGATTCTGACCGACCGGGAAACGATCGTCACCTTCATGGTGCTGCAGGCGATGACGATGATGACGGTCGCCTTCACCGCGTCCAATTTCAGCGCGATCTCGATGGAACCTTTCTCCAAGGGGGCGGGTGTCGCCTCTTCCTTCCAGGCCTTCCTGACCACCGCCTTGTCGAGCGCGCTCGGCAGCCTGGTCGGCCGGGCGTTCGATGGCACGACCCTGCCCTTTACCCTGGGCTTGCTGGTCTTTGGATCGGGATCGCTGCTGATCGTGTTCTGGGCCGAACGCGGCAGGCTTTTCACCCGCCCCCACCTCAATGCCTTGCGCGACGAGTATGAGGCGATGCACTGA
- a CDS encoding amino acid permease — MIFGRVKPLDAILATAEKKSLHRSLGAFQLTMLGIGAVIGTGIFVLTAEAAQKAGPGMMLSFVIAGFVCAVAALCYAEMAAMVPVSGSAYTYSYAVMGELIAWMVGWALILEYAVAAGAVSVGWSGYVVGLIEHTFHLDIPDLLTRGPFDGGMVNLPAMLIASLVTWLLVIGTKESATVNAVLVLIKVSALTLFIVLSVPVMNMDGFTPFMPLGFSGVSAAAASIFFAYVGFDAVSTAAEETKNPQRNMPIGLIGSLAICTVFYMLVAAGVIGTVGAQPVAGPAGEVLAPGSTALSQQCAALAAAGTEAVTCSKEALAWTLREIGWPQIGNLLGLAAGLALPSVILMMMFGQTRIFFVMSRDGLLPELFSKVHPTYKTPHVITILTGIFVALFAAFFPVGILADISNSGTLFAFAAVSIAVMVLRKTDAGRARPFRTPAVNVTAPIAIAGCAYLFWSLGVETKLMFVGWATIGLIVYFAYSRGRSHVGRGIVEVAENGAGIPPQPVPPLPGAHTPGGQDA; from the coding sequence ATGATTTTCGGGCGCGTTAAGCCTCTCGACGCCATATTGGCGACGGCAGAGAAAAAATCACTGCATCGCTCGCTGGGCGCATTCCAACTCACCATGCTGGGTATCGGCGCCGTGATCGGCACCGGCATCTTCGTGCTGACCGCCGAAGCGGCGCAGAAGGCGGGGCCGGGCATGATGCTCTCCTTCGTCATCGCCGGCTTCGTCTGCGCGGTCGCCGCGCTGTGCTATGCCGAAATGGCCGCCATGGTTCCGGTATCGGGATCGGCCTATACCTACAGCTATGCGGTGATGGGCGAACTGATCGCCTGGATGGTCGGCTGGGCGCTGATCCTCGAATATGCGGTCGCCGCCGGCGCTGTGTCGGTGGGCTGGTCCGGCTATGTGGTCGGCCTCATTGAACATACATTCCATCTCGACATACCCGATCTTTTGACGCGCGGGCCGTTCGACGGGGGCATGGTCAACCTGCCGGCGATGCTGATCGCGTCGCTCGTCACCTGGCTGCTGGTCATCGGCACCAAGGAAAGTGCCACCGTCAACGCGGTGCTGGTGTTGATCAAGGTGTCGGCGCTGACGCTGTTCATCGTCCTGTCGGTGCCGGTCATGAACATGGACGGCTTCACGCCCTTCATGCCGCTCGGTTTCTCGGGCGTGTCGGCCGCCGCTGCCTCGATCTTCTTCGCCTATGTCGGCTTCGATGCGGTCTCGACCGCGGCGGAGGAAACCAAGAATCCGCAGCGCAACATGCCGATCGGCCTCATTGGCTCGCTCGCCATCTGCACCGTCTTCTACATGCTGGTTGCCGCTGGCGTCATCGGCACCGTCGGCGCACAGCCGGTTGCCGGCCCGGCCGGTGAAGTGCTCGCCCCTGGTTCGACGGCGCTTTCGCAGCAATGCGCTGCGCTGGCCGCTGCTGGTACCGAAGCGGTCACCTGCTCGAAGGAGGCGCTCGCCTGGACGCTGCGTGAAATCGGCTGGCCCCAGATCGGCAACCTGCTCGGCCTCGCCGCCGGCCTGGCATTGCCCTCGGTCATCCTGATGATGATGTTCGGCCAGACCCGCATCTTCTTCGTCATGAGCCGCGATGGCCTGCTGCCGGAGCTGTTCTCGAAGGTGCACCCGACCTACAAGACGCCGCACGTCATCACCATCCTGACCGGCATTTTCGTGGCCCTGTTCGCTGCCTTCTTCCCGGTCGGCATCCTGGCCGACATCTCCAACTCGGGTACGCTCTTCGCCTTTGCCGCCGTGTCGATCGCGGTGATGGTGCTGCGCAAGACCGACGCCGGCCGCGCGCGTCCGTTCCGGACCCCGGCGGTCAACGTCACCGCGCCGATCGCGATCGCGGGCTGTGCCTATCTGTTCTGGAGCCTGGGCGTCGAGACCAAGCTGATGTTCGTGGGCTGGGCGACGATCGGTCTGATCGTCTATTTCGCCTATAGCCGCGGTCGCAGCCATGTCGGTCGCGGCATCGTCGAGGTGGCCGAAAATGGTGCGGGCATTCCGCCCCAGCCGGTCCCGCCGCTGCCGGGCGCCCATACGCCGGGCGGTCAGGACGCTTGA
- the pgeF gene encoding peptidoglycan editing factor PgeF yields MIELLRAPSLGTLPHGFAGRSGGVSTGICAGLNVGLGSEDDRLAVLRNRDLARDALLPGATLVTVRQVHSADVVTVTAPIAETERPDADAMVTRTPGLILGILTADCVPVLFVDAKAGVIGAAHAGWKGAIAGVTDSTIAAMEALGASRDGIACAIGPCIGRAAYEVTLDFAERFERDNADNARFFGAGRPGHCQFDIAAYVASRLQAGGIGQITLLDEDTYSQPERFYSYRRSCHRGEGDYGRQISMIALPV; encoded by the coding sequence ATGATCGAGTTGCTGCGGGCGCCCAGCCTGGGCACGCTGCCCCATGGCTTTGCCGGAAGAAGCGGCGGCGTTTCAACCGGCATATGCGCCGGCCTGAACGTCGGCCTGGGATCAGAGGATGACCGGCTGGCGGTGCTCCGCAACCGGGATCTGGCGCGCGACGCGCTCCTGCCGGGCGCGACGCTGGTGACCGTGCGGCAGGTGCATTCGGCCGATGTGGTGACCGTGACCGCGCCAATCGCCGAGACGGAACGCCCGGATGCAGACGCGATGGTGACCCGCACCCCCGGGCTGATCCTGGGCATATTGACCGCCGATTGCGTGCCCGTGCTGTTCGTCGACGCCAAGGCCGGCGTGATCGGCGCCGCCCATGCGGGATGGAAAGGCGCGATCGCGGGCGTGACCGACAGCACCATCGCGGCGATGGAGGCCCTGGGCGCATCGCGCGACGGCATCGCCTGCGCGATCGGCCCGTGCATAGGGCGCGCCGCCTATGAGGTGACGCTCGATTTTGCCGAGCGGTTTGAACGCGACAACGCAGACAATGCGCGCTTCTTCGGTGCCGGCCGGCCGGGCCACTGCCAGTTCGACATTGCCGCCTATGTCGCCTCGCGACTGCAGGCGGGCGGGATTGGCCAGATCACGCTGCTTGACGAGGACACCTATAGCCAACCCGAGCGCTTCTACAGCTATCGGCGGTCCTGCCACCGCGGCGAAGGCGATTATGGCCGGCAGATATCGATGATTGCGCTGCCGGTTTAA
- a CDS encoding FadR/GntR family transcriptional regulator, whose translation MSAPLPPIDPALPGWSHEGGGRLYQQLARKLFAQLASGQYAVGDRLPPERELAIDHDVSRPTVREAIIALEVQGLVEVRIGSGAYVVRIPGQVDAPGFSITAFEMMEARLAIEGEAAALAARHIQDDELDMLDMLVERIASANLHHGDAYEVDRDFHMLIAQATRNAALIEIIGRLWEMRRSSPETRLLLAKARTAKVTPVVEEHRAIALAIRSRDPDAARAAMRGHLAAVIDHLLFATGDGAVGVACAEAADDGSGQLG comes from the coding sequence ATGAGCGCGCCCCTTCCCCCGATCGACCCGGCTCTGCCAGGCTGGAGCCATGAAGGCGGCGGCCGGCTGTATCAGCAGCTCGCCCGCAAGCTATTCGCGCAACTGGCGAGCGGACAATATGCAGTTGGCGACCGGCTGCCACCCGAACGCGAACTGGCGATCGACCATGATGTCAGCCGCCCCACCGTCCGTGAGGCGATCATCGCGCTGGAGGTCCAGGGATTGGTCGAGGTCCGGATCGGGTCGGGCGCCTATGTCGTGCGCATCCCGGGCCAGGTCGATGCACCGGGCTTCAGCATCACCGCCTTCGAGATGATGGAGGCCCGGCTGGCGATCGAGGGCGAGGCTGCGGCGCTCGCTGCCCGGCATATCCAGGACGACGAACTGGACATGCTGGATATGCTGGTGGAGCGCATAGCCAGCGCCAATCTGCACCATGGTGACGCCTATGAGGTCGATCGCGACTTCCATATGCTGATTGCTCAGGCGACCCGCAACGCCGCGCTGATCGAAATCATCGGGCGGCTTTGGGAGATGCGGCGGAGCTCACCGGAAACCCGCCTGCTGCTGGCCAAGGCACGGACAGCCAAGGTGACGCCGGTGGTTGAGGAGCATCGCGCCATTGCTCTGGCGATCCGATCGCGTGATCCGGACGCGGCACGTGCGGCCATGCGGGGCCATCTCGCGGCAGTAATCGATCATCTTCTGTTCGCAACGGGGGATGGAGCGGTTGGTGTTGCTTGTGCTGAAGCGGCTGACGATGGTTCAGGTCAGCTGGGATGA
- a CDS encoding TIGR02391 family protein produces the protein MSESLVAFERLVRAAASLGVTSDLSSNEVHPFEERNIHPAIAVTSIKLFDDGHYSQATFEAFKFIDLEVKKISGVNESGQKLMMAAFSDNAPKIKLTPLLTTSDIDEQSGYRFIFAGAMAAIRNPRGHDINVDPIGRCLDHLSLASVLLRRLEERQIDPS, from the coding sequence ATGAGTGAGTCTTTGGTCGCATTCGAACGGCTGGTGCGTGCCGCGGCAAGCCTAGGCGTCACCTCTGATCTGAGCAGTAACGAGGTGCATCCGTTCGAGGAGCGGAATATACATCCGGCAATTGCGGTCACATCGATCAAGCTGTTTGATGACGGCCATTACTCTCAAGCAACATTTGAGGCGTTCAAATTTATCGACTTGGAGGTTAAGAAAATTTCAGGCGTTAATGAAAGCGGCCAGAAACTCATGATGGCCGCATTTTCAGATAACGCACCTAAGATAAAACTGACGCCTTTGCTGACAACGAGCGACATCGACGAGCAAAGTGGCTACCGTTTCATATTTGCTGGTGCCATGGCTGCCATACGCAATCCGCGTGGTCATGACATTAATGTTGATCCGATAGGCCGTTGCTTAGATCATCTTTCGCTTGCTTCTGTGCTGTTAAGGAGGTTGGAGGAGCGCCAAATTGACCCCTCGTAA
- a CDS encoding DUF5343 domain-containing protein → MASHPYISGPGSVVQMIGYLRKNFPVSVSSETVKKFSLAPNNESYVINALQFIGVLDEKGKRTKIGHDVFVLGEDAFQSAFEGLIRDSYKDLFEIRGDDAWSLGRQDLISYFRTTDKTSEVIGGRQAGLFQAFRTLAGHAQANETSPKNGVPKTRQMKTRATSAKRTRTADVVIDTARSGDTPDLKHGPKDGRREMAMTVRIEINLPAGGTQETYDAIFKSIRANLIDE, encoded by the coding sequence TTGGCATCGCATCCATACATTTCTGGTCCCGGCAGCGTGGTTCAGATGATCGGCTACCTTCGAAAAAATTTCCCGGTGTCTGTCTCGTCTGAAACGGTCAAAAAATTTTCGCTTGCTCCAAACAACGAAAGCTATGTTATCAACGCATTGCAGTTCATTGGTGTCCTTGATGAAAAAGGCAAGAGAACCAAGATCGGACACGATGTTTTTGTCCTCGGTGAGGACGCTTTTCAGTCGGCATTTGAAGGTTTGATCAGAGATTCTTACAAGGATCTCTTTGAAATACGTGGCGACGATGCTTGGTCTTTAGGGCGGCAGGACCTTATATCATATTTTCGCACTACTGATAAGACTAGTGAAGTTATCGGAGGGCGACAGGCAGGTCTTTTTCAAGCATTCCGTACACTGGCCGGTCATGCTCAAGCTAACGAGACATCTCCGAAAAACGGCGTGCCCAAGACTAGGCAAATGAAAACACGCGCGACGTCTGCTAAGCGTACTAGGACAGCAGACGTGGTCATTGATACAGCTCGCTCTGGAGATACGCCCGATTTGAAACACGGTCCGAAAGATGGTCGTCGAGAGATGGCCATGACGGTACGGATCGAGATTAACCTGCCAGCGGGCGGTACACAAGAAACGTACGATGCCATATTCAAGAGCATCCGGGCGAACTTGATTGATGAGTGA
- the traA gene encoding Ti-type conjugative transfer relaxase TraA — protein MAIYHFSVKVISRAVGSSALAAAAYRSASRLHDQRLDRHHDFSNKAGVVHSEVMLPDGAPEEWQDREQLWNAAEAAEIRKDAQLAREVEFAIPRELSQAEGIALARDFVQREFVDQGMVADLNVHWDVGADGEPKPHAHVMLGLREVTQDGFGAKVRDWNSTQLLTHWREAWADHVNERMAELDIDARIDHRSLDAQGIELEPQHKIGPAASRMVEQGHASERLEEHHDIARANGEKILANPNIALDGITHGQATFTTRDLAMFVHRHSEGKDQFDAIMAAVKAAPDLVALGKDGRGEERFTSRGMLETEQRLEKATAMLDARRHHGVADRHVERALAQASASGLDLSAEQRGALEHVTGAKDLSNVIGYAGTGKSAMLGVARDAWELAGYDVRGAALSGIAAENLESGSGIASRTIAGMEHQWAQDRELLTDRSILVIDEAGMIGTRQMERVRREAEKRGAKVVLVGDPEQLQAIEAGASFRSIAERHGSVEITSIRRQELDWQRDATRALATGRTDEAITAYEEKGHVHAAETREDARRSLIERWDRDRIADPQASRIILTHTNDAVYDLNQAARARLGAADILGEEVRLTVARGARSFAQGDRVMFLRNERSLGVKNGSLGTVAQVSQLGMRVMLDDGRSVGFDHKDYADIDHGYAATIHKAQGMTVDKVHVLATPGLDRHASYVALSRHRRSVDIHYGRDDFADRGKLVRTLGRERGKDMASDYDQARVPVRQPESSPFTGLRLNAAPTVGKAAAPPPEVTTASEVAAEIPGAIQHHARAVQAIFAMHDQGSAMTPDQAAELGAARRGLNDIREHAARDAEAAYIRRPSLIGRAAQGDTEPARRAILQERDVRADPNLRADRFVADWNRKSQAAEQAYVDGDEPRRRVIQNSMRSMALSLERDPQLESVLANRKSQLGISVEGRRSLAADLAFNHGIDIERGRARGIGIGM, from the coding sequence ATGGCGATCTACCATTTCTCGGTCAAAGTCATCTCGCGCGCCGTCGGCTCCTCGGCGCTGGCCGCGGCCGCCTATCGCTCCGCCTCCCGGCTGCACGATCAGCGGCTCGATCGCCACCATGACTTTTCCAACAAGGCCGGCGTCGTCCACAGCGAAGTGATGCTGCCCGACGGGGCGCCTGAAGAGTGGCAGGATCGCGAGCAACTGTGGAATGCTGCCGAGGCGGCCGAGATCCGCAAGGACGCGCAACTGGCGCGCGAAGTGGAGTTCGCCATTCCCCGCGAACTGTCCCAGGCTGAAGGCATCGCCCTGGCCCGTGACTTTGTCCAACGCGAGTTTGTTGATCAGGGCATGGTCGCCGATCTCAATGTCCATTGGGATGTGGGCGCTGATGGCGAACCCAAGCCCCATGCCCATGTGATGCTGGGCCTGCGCGAGGTGACGCAAGACGGCTTTGGCGCCAAGGTCCGCGACTGGAACAGCACGCAGCTTCTTACCCATTGGCGCGAGGCCTGGGCTGACCATGTCAATGAGCGCATGGCCGAACTGGATATCGATGCACGCATCGATCATCGCAGCCTGGACGCACAGGGCATCGAACTTGAGCCCCAGCACAAGATCGGCCCGGCCGCCTCGCGCATGGTGGAGCAAGGGCACGCCAGCGAGAGGCTCGAAGAGCATCACGATATTGCCCGCGCCAATGGCGAGAAGATCCTCGCCAATCCCAATATCGCCCTGGATGGCATTACCCACGGTCAGGCAACCTTCACCACCCGTGACCTCGCCATGTTCGTCCACCGCCATAGCGAGGGAAAGGATCAGTTCGATGCGATCATGGCGGCGGTCAAAGCCGCACCCGATCTGGTTGCGCTGGGCAAGGATGGGCGAGGGGAGGAGCGGTTCACCTCCCGCGGGATGCTGGAGACCGAACAGCGGCTCGAAAAGGCCACCGCCATGCTCGACGCGCGGCGGCATCATGGCGTCGCCGATCGCCATGTCGAACGCGCGCTGGCACAGGCCAGCGCAAGCGGGCTCGACCTCTCGGCCGAACAGCGTGGCGCGCTCGAGCATGTGACCGGCGCGAAGGATCTGAGCAATGTCATCGGCTATGCCGGCACCGGCAAGAGCGCGATGCTGGGCGTGGCCCGCGATGCATGGGAACTGGCCGGCTATGATGTGCGCGGCGCTGCGCTCTCGGGCATCGCTGCGGAAAATCTCGAAAGCGGGTCAGGCATAGCCTCGCGGACGATCGCAGGCATGGAGCATCAATGGGCGCAGGATCGTGAACTGCTGACCGACAGGTCGATTCTGGTGATCGACGAAGCCGGGATGATTGGCACCCGGCAGATGGAAAGAGTACGCAGGGAAGCAGAGAAGCGTGGCGCCAAGGTCGTCCTGGTCGGCGATCCCGAGCAGTTACAGGCTATCGAGGCCGGTGCATCCTTCCGCTCCATTGCCGAGCGCCATGGCAGCGTGGAGATAACGTCCATCCGCCGGCAGGAGCTGGACTGGCAGCGTGACGCCACCCGGGCGCTGGCGACCGGTCGGACGGATGAGGCGATCACTGCCTATGAAGAGAAGGGCCATGTCCATGCTGCCGAGACCAGAGAGGATGCGCGACGCAGCCTGATCGAGCGGTGGGACCGGGATCGCATCGCAGACCCACAGGCCAGCCGCATCATTCTCACCCACACCAATGACGCGGTGTATGACCTCAACCAGGCGGCCCGTGCGCGGCTCGGCGCCGCTGACATATTGGGAGAGGAGGTCCGCCTGACCGTCGCGCGTGGTGCGCGCAGCTTTGCTCAGGGCGATCGGGTCATGTTCTTGCGCAATGAGCGCAGCCTGGGCGTGAAGAATGGCAGTTTGGGCACCGTAGCCCAGGTAAGTCAGTTGGGCATGCGCGTGATGCTGGATGACGGTCGATCCGTTGGGTTCGACCATAAGGATTATGCCGACATCGATCATGGCTATGCCGCCACCATCCACAAGGCGCAGGGCATGACGGTGGACAAGGTCCATGTGCTGGCCACGCCAGGCCTTGATCGTCATGCCAGCTATGTAGCGCTCTCGCGTCATCGCCGATCGGTCGACATTCATTATGGCCGGGATGATTTTGCCGATCGGGGAAAGCTCGTGCGCACGCTCGGCCGCGAGCGGGGCAAGGATATGGCGTCGGATTATGATCAGGCGCGCGTGCCAGTGCGGCAGCCCGAGTCGAGCCCCTTTACAGGACTCAGGCTTAATGCTGCCCCGACCGTCGGAAAAGCGGCCGCACCACCGCCAGAGGTCACCACGGCGAGCGAAGTCGCAGCGGAGATCCCCGGTGCCATCCAGCATCACGCCCGCGCCGTACAAGCCATCTTCGCCATGCATGATCAGGGCAGCGCCATGACGCCTGACCAGGCAGCAGAGCTGGGCGCGGCGCGTAGAGGGCTCAACGACATTCGCGAGCATGCGGCTCGCGATGCGGAGGCCGCCTATATCCGTCGGCCATCGCTGATCGGTCGAGCGGCGCAGGGGGACACCGAGCCGGCGCGCCGCGCCATTCTGCAAGAGCGGGATGTTCGCGCCGATCCGAACCTGCGGGCAGATCGCTTTGTTGCTGACTGGAACCGGAAATCCCAGGCGGCTGAGCAGGCCTATGTTGATGGGGATGAGCCGCGGCGTCGGGTCATCCAGAACAGCATGCGTTCGATGGCGCTATCGTTGGAGCGCGATCCGCAACTTGAATCGGTCCTTGCCAATCGAAAGAGCCAACTGGGCATATCCGTAGAGGGCCGCCGGTCGCTGGCTGCCGATCTGGCGTTCAATCACGGGATTGATATCGAACGTGGGCGGGCAAGGGGAATTGGCATCGGCATGTGA
- a CDS encoding conjugal transfer protein TraD: MRKPRDYDAELRALNDKARQLKIRKQSQLGELVMATGADGLSAEELAGALLAAVSNSSDAEREAWRKRGAAFFSGQRHDAGPGAGDKSGSAAPGEGRAQSAAAEPGAT, translated from the coding sequence ATGCGCAAGCCACGGGACTATGATGCAGAGCTGAGAGCTCTCAACGACAAGGCCAGACAACTCAAGATCCGCAAGCAAAGCCAGCTTGGCGAGCTGGTGATGGCGACGGGGGCCGATGGGCTCAGCGCCGAGGAGCTGGCCGGGGCGCTGCTGGCGGCGGTATCGAACAGTAGCGACGCCGAGCGGGAGGCGTGGCGCAAGCGGGGCGCGGCCTTCTTTTCAGGGCAGCGGCATGACGCTGGTCCAGGCGCTGGCGACAAATCGGGCAGCGCTGCGCCGGGTGAGGGTCGCGCGCAATCGGCTGCAGCTGAGCCAGGCGCGACATGA
- a CDS encoding conjugal transfer protein TraD, giving the protein MKRRERTRHLIELGGLVVKAELVTLTDDDRAVILGMLVEAAAKLRDDDRERHLLLWRRRGRRAFEADALPPAD; this is encoded by the coding sequence GTGAAGCGGCGCGAACGCACCCGGCATCTGATCGAGCTGGGCGGTCTGGTCGTGAAGGCTGAGCTGGTCACGCTCACGGATGATGACCGCGCGGTCATCCTCGGGATGCTCGTCGAGGCCGCGGCAAAGCTGCGTGACGATGATCGCGAGCGGCATCTGTTACTCTGGCGGCGGCGCGGACGCCGGGCGTTCGAGGCGGACGCATTGCCGCCAGCCGATTGA